Proteins encoded within one genomic window of Phototrophicus methaneseepsis:
- a CDS encoding ABC transporter ATP-binding protein, with protein sequence MGSPAIIVEGVTKSYGDFRAVDHLSFDVQSGEIFALLGPNGAGKSTMIRMILDIIKPDQGKIAVLGGNIDAARKNRIGYLPEERGLYTGVPVIEMMGYLGRLKGLSRSQARSHAMQLLERLDLAEHATNKVSELSKGMQQKVQFAVTVMHHPELIIIDEPFSGLDPVNRLVIKELLVDFRNEGGAIVMSTHQMNQVEEMADRMLMISHGQQKLYGQVDAVKEQYAKHAIIVEGRGDWASLPGIASVEKIGNGRNGTVMLNLEPDMTNDRVLAAIAQNNALQIDRFERAVPSLDEVFIQVAGESAHIDQRTS encoded by the coding sequence ATGGGTTCACCTGCGATTATTGTCGAAGGCGTCACAAAGTCATATGGCGATTTTCGTGCAGTGGATCATCTCTCCTTTGATGTCCAATCAGGCGAGATCTTTGCACTGCTGGGGCCGAACGGCGCTGGCAAAAGCACGATGATCCGCATGATTTTGGATATTATCAAACCCGACCAGGGCAAGATTGCTGTGCTAGGGGGCAATATCGATGCAGCGCGTAAAAATCGTATCGGCTATTTGCCAGAAGAGCGTGGTTTATACACTGGCGTTCCTGTCATTGAGATGATGGGCTATCTGGGGCGACTGAAAGGGCTATCTCGTTCGCAGGCACGCAGTCATGCGATGCAACTGCTTGAGCGACTTGACCTTGCAGAGCATGCTACAAATAAGGTTAGCGAACTCAGTAAGGGTATGCAGCAGAAGGTGCAGTTTGCTGTCACGGTCATGCATCATCCTGAGTTGATCATTATCGATGAACCCTTCTCCGGCCTGGATCCTGTCAATCGGCTGGTGATTAAAGAACTGCTCGTAGACTTCCGCAATGAAGGCGGGGCCATTGTCATGAGCACCCACCAGATGAATCAGGTCGAAGAAATGGCTGACCGCATGTTGATGATCAGCCACGGCCAGCAAAAGCTGTATGGGCAGGTAGATGCCGTTAAAGAGCAATATGCCAAACATGCCATCATCGTTGAAGGGCGAGGGGATTGGGCCTCCTTGCCAGGGATTGCCAGCGTAGAAAAAATTGGCAATGGGCGTAATGGGACGGTCATGCTCAATCTGGAGCCGGATATGACCAATGACCGTGTTTTGGCAGCGATTGCCCAGAATAATGCCTTGCAGATTGATCGCTTTGAGCGCGCAGTGCCCAGCCTGGACGAAGTCTTCATCCAGGTGGCCGGCGAATCTGCTCATATTGATCAGCGCACAAGTTAG
- a CDS encoding response regulator, with protein MNPISEAHTIDATRDFGSHGGMMKKNVLVVDDEIGALTLIGIMLERGGFNVLKAKDAKAALATLDQTIPDLIILDVMMPGMDGIELCGVIRDREETREVPVLILSARGDAESVMRGMEAGANDYLPKPILHHDLVAKVRSILSQVNA; from the coding sequence ATGAATCCGATTAGTGAAGCGCATACGATAGATGCGACCCGCGATTTTGGCTCGCATGGAGGCATGATGAAGAAAAATGTTTTGGTTGTGGATGACGAAATTGGGGCGCTGACGCTCATTGGTATTATGCTGGAGCGCGGCGGCTTTAACGTACTGAAAGCGAAGGATGCTAAAGCGGCGCTAGCCACCCTGGATCAAACCATCCCCGATCTAATCATTCTAGATGTGATGATGCCCGGCATGGATGGCATTGAGTTGTGCGGTGTGATCCGTGATCGCGAAGAAACGCGGGAAGTCCCCGTGCTTATCCTTTCTGCACGCGGTGATGCTGAAAGCGTGATGCGTGGCATGGAAGCAGGCGCGAACGACTATCTGCCGAAGCCAATTTTGCACCATGACCTGGTTGCAAAAGTGCGGTCGATCCTCTCCCAGGTTAATGCCTGA
- a CDS encoding tetratricopeptide repeat protein yields MHKQVIGGALLMLGLSACNLNSEALPTPNEENIIYVTATPALPTPDADGVIYVTTTPQGNTSDVAADNQAQTVNDVPTAILPSTEIVPTDPPATPTVSLADVQNQVAEAEQYLANGYFESSVQTFNAVVAQGDAVPDDVRAEAAFNMGRAALSEGLFQEAVDALTVLIEQLPDDGRVAQAHFLRGDAYSGLSLWQNAIADYQQYLALRPGMVDSYAHERIADAFLAEGQLEAAISSYDSAVNAGRLLVPTLILREKLAQIYLNNDRIEEAIAQYDAVLAVAQLPNYRAAIDFAAAQALMNAGDTTNAIIRARRIFENYPQTTQAYPAMQMLLDNGADIDGWQRGRVAYYYGDYSGAIEAFNDYSSSYQLDAIPAELYLMLGLSYREIGNSDAAVVAFQTLIEQYPDSDLFGEALLEQGRTRFLAGDIPAAIEAYMRIAQTYDYLEDTASEALWRVGYLYGTNGDPVNSREVFTRLATTYPDSEWAANGLTLAASAAVTAEQWDVAENLYGRIANIATGEDQAAAYLWVGRLAQQRGDNQGAEQAFNMAIQAAPDSYFAQRAQDIRNGQVPFTPPEQISFEMDEAAGQAEAEAWLREVFPIEGGGSLSRLSNALTNDPRVVRGQELTALSVFDEAEEEFTDLLDELRTSGNALGSYQMAIYLRDLGLYRLSIVAAADVITAANVATLDAPEYIARMRYPAYYSDLIVSEAAGEYDIDPLLMLSLIRQESLFDAHALSAANAYGLTQVIPSTGQYIAQNLGEEDWQVSDLLQPYVSIRFGSHYLAEQLRLFDGSPAPALAAYNGGPGNALDWNALAGGEVDLLLTTITFEETKNYVQRIYSHYNIYRALYGMS; encoded by the coding sequence ATGCATAAACAAGTGATCGGCGGGGCGCTCCTCATGTTGGGGCTGAGTGCCTGTAATCTGAACAGCGAAGCACTGCCGACCCCCAATGAAGAAAATATCATTTACGTCACAGCAACGCCTGCGCTGCCCACACCTGACGCGGATGGCGTCATTTACGTGACGACCACGCCACAGGGGAATACCTCTGATGTTGCTGCGGATAACCAGGCACAGACTGTTAACGACGTGCCGACTGCGATCCTCCCTTCGACTGAAATTGTACCCACAGACCCACCTGCGACGCCGACAGTTTCCCTGGCTGATGTTCAAAACCAGGTTGCGGAAGCAGAGCAATATCTCGCCAATGGCTATTTTGAATCCTCCGTGCAGACGTTTAATGCAGTTGTTGCTCAGGGGGATGCTGTCCCGGATGACGTGCGTGCGGAAGCAGCTTTTAATATGGGGCGCGCAGCCCTGAGCGAGGGCTTATTCCAGGAAGCAGTGGATGCCCTGACCGTACTCATCGAACAATTGCCAGATGATGGGCGTGTGGCTCAGGCCCATTTTTTGCGGGGTGACGCCTATTCCGGCCTGTCATTGTGGCAGAACGCGATTGCTGATTATCAGCAGTATCTGGCGCTTCGTCCGGGGATGGTCGATAGCTACGCCCATGAGCGTATAGCAGATGCCTTCCTGGCAGAAGGCCAGCTCGAAGCTGCGATTAGCAGCTACGATTCTGCCGTCAATGCAGGGCGCTTGCTGGTGCCGACGCTCATCCTGCGCGAGAAACTGGCCCAGATTTACCTGAATAATGATCGTATTGAGGAAGCCATCGCCCAGTACGATGCGGTCCTGGCTGTGGCTCAACTGCCAAATTACCGTGCCGCCATTGATTTTGCAGCGGCTCAGGCTTTGATGAACGCAGGCGATACGACAAACGCAATCATCCGCGCGCGCCGTATTTTTGAAAATTATCCTCAGACGACGCAGGCGTACCCGGCTATGCAGATGTTGCTAGATAACGGGGCTGATATTGATGGTTGGCAGCGGGGCCGTGTTGCCTACTATTATGGCGATTACAGCGGCGCGATTGAAGCTTTCAATGATTATTCGTCCAGCTATCAACTGGATGCGATCCCCGCAGAATTGTATCTGATGCTCGGCCTCTCTTATCGTGAAATTGGTAATTCAGATGCGGCTGTGGTTGCCTTCCAGACGTTAATTGAGCAGTACCCGGATAGTGACCTCTTTGGGGAAGCCCTACTCGAACAAGGCCGTACGCGCTTTTTAGCGGGGGATATCCCTGCGGCGATTGAAGCATACATGCGTATCGCTCAGACTTACGATTATCTGGAAGATACAGCTTCTGAGGCGTTATGGCGCGTCGGATATTTATATGGCACCAATGGTGACCCGGTGAATTCTCGCGAGGTCTTCACCCGGTTGGCGACGACTTACCCGGATAGTGAATGGGCAGCCAATGGCCTGACGTTGGCTGCATCGGCAGCGGTCACGGCGGAACAATGGGATGTGGCTGAAAATCTCTATGGCCGTATTGCCAATATCGCCACGGGCGAAGACCAGGCGGCTGCTTATTTGTGGGTTGGGCGGTTGGCTCAACAGCGCGGCGATAACCAGGGTGCTGAACAGGCCTTTAATATGGCGATCCAGGCTGCACCGGATAGCTACTTCGCTCAGCGCGCCCAGGACATCCGCAATGGACAGGTGCCATTCACCCCGCCGGAGCAAATTAGCTTTGAGATGGATGAAGCCGCAGGGCAAGCTGAGGCCGAAGCATGGCTGCGAGAGGTATTCCCCATAGAAGGAGGCGGCAGCCTATCCCGGCTTTCTAACGCGCTGACAAATGATCCGCGTGTCGTCCGTGGGCAAGAGCTCACGGCACTATCTGTGTTTGATGAGGCTGAAGAAGAATTTACGGATCTGCTGGATGAGCTGCGCACCAGCGGGAATGCGCTTGGCTCTTATCAGATGGCGATTTACTTGCGTGATCTGGGTTTATATCGCCTGTCGATTGTCGCAGCGGCGGATGTCATCACAGCGGCAAATGTCGCAACTCTGGACGCGCCGGAGTATATCGCGCGGATGCGTTACCCGGCCTACTACAGCGATCTCATTGTGAGCGAGGCCGCTGGTGAATATGATATTGACCCGCTGTTGATGCTCTCATTGATCCGGCAGGAGAGCCTCTTCGATGCTCATGCTCTAAGTGCGGCCAATGCCTACGGCCTGACGCAAGTCATCCCCAGTACAGGCCAGTATATTGCCCAGAACCTTGGTGAAGAAGATTGGCAGGTATCCGACCTGTTGCAGCCTTACGTGAGCATACGCTTCGGCTCACACTATCTAGCAGAGCAGCTAAGACTGTTTGACGGTAGTCCGGCTCCGGCGCTTGCGGCTTATAATGGCGGCCCAGGTAATGCGCTGGATTGGAATGCCCTGGCTGGGGGCGAGGTCGATTTACTGCTGACGACAATCACCTTTGAAGAAACAAAAAATTACGTGCAGCGTATTTACAGCCACTACAACATCTATCGCGCGCTCTATGGTATGTCTTAG
- a CDS encoding GNAT family N-acetyltransferase → MKKELNGGLILRSLSEGIAQDAANLPIFYRDIFKAEGDPHAENLLPWTQDLIDRHPVVTEDDIWVIVDPAADDKIVSAVLLIPQVWRCGDVMLPVGQVELVGTDKDYRRRGLIRQLFEVAHARSAELGHVLQFIGGIPYFYRQFGYVMAMDVGMRHSVALFSVPALKEGVQSQFTLRFATYDDIPALMAFDAYYARHFTNFVSYYDETMWRYQIDGKRPDATTNRDVMMIVNTSGDAVGYLMLHKPLINGGHGLACIAYVVGPNTSYLATYEDVMRGMNAFVKETYPENDVLMVSFAGGLTEAFDALAIETGHALGPNMGLHTAPSIPYPWYLRVPDYVALLKVMTPVLEDRLDGSAANQYTGDLNMGLYKPYYLRITFENGRVTHIGQHELGDGAPFHVQFPDLTFLYLLSGYRTIDELRQLYPDLQIARNGRVLLEALFPKQRSTITMTG, encoded by the coding sequence ATGAAAAAAGAGCTCAATGGTGGTTTGATTTTACGGTCGTTGAGTGAGGGCATTGCACAAGATGCAGCGAATCTGCCAATTTTTTATCGTGACATTTTTAAAGCCGAGGGCGATCCTCATGCGGAAAATTTACTGCCCTGGACGCAAGATTTGATCGATCGCCATCCTGTCGTCACAGAGGATGACATCTGGGTGATTGTAGACCCAGCAGCAGACGACAAAATCGTATCCGCTGTTTTGCTGATCCCCCAGGTATGGCGGTGTGGTGATGTCATGTTGCCTGTTGGTCAGGTTGAATTGGTGGGCACAGATAAAGACTATCGGCGGCGCGGCCTCATCCGTCAGCTCTTTGAGGTCGCACATGCGCGTAGTGCTGAGTTAGGCCATGTCTTACAGTTCATAGGCGGTATTCCTTATTTCTATCGTCAGTTTGGTTATGTCATGGCGATGGATGTGGGTATGCGCCACAGCGTGGCTTTGTTCTCTGTGCCTGCCCTTAAAGAAGGCGTACAGTCGCAGTTTACGTTGCGCTTTGCCACTTATGACGACATCCCAGCGTTGATGGCCTTTGACGCATACTATGCTCGGCACTTCACGAATTTTGTGTCTTACTATGATGAGACGATGTGGCGTTATCAGATCGACGGGAAGCGCCCCGATGCGACGACGAATCGTGATGTGATGATGATCGTCAACACCAGCGGCGACGCCGTTGGTTATCTGATGTTACACAAGCCGTTGATTAATGGCGGGCATGGTTTGGCATGTATTGCCTATGTGGTCGGGCCGAATACATCGTACTTGGCAACTTATGAAGATGTCATGCGGGGTATGAATGCGTTCGTTAAAGAGACGTATCCAGAAAATGACGTGCTCATGGTCTCTTTTGCTGGGGGCCTGACAGAGGCTTTTGACGCGCTCGCCATTGAAACAGGTCATGCACTTGGGCCGAATATGGGCCTGCATACGGCTCCGTCAATCCCATATCCATGGTATTTGCGCGTGCCAGATTACGTCGCCTTGTTAAAGGTAATGACGCCTGTTCTGGAAGATCGGTTGGATGGTTCCGCAGCGAATCAGTACACGGGTGATCTCAATATGGGGCTGTACAAGCCCTACTATCTCAGGATCACATTTGAAAATGGCCGCGTCACACATATTGGGCAGCACGAACTCGGCGATGGGGCTCCATTCCATGTGCAGTTCCCGGACCTGACGTTTCTCTATTTGCTGTCAGGCTATCGTACTATTGATGAACTGCGCCAACTTTACCCTGATTTACAAATTGCGCGTAATGGTCGTGTCTTGCTGGAGGCTTTATTCCCCAAGCAGCGTAGTACAATTACGATGACAGGTTAG
- a CDS encoding 3'-5' exonuclease, with the protein MTVRKDKLLVVDIEATCWEGYNAPPGQTNEILEIGICLLDLQTYDVSAKRSLLVTPTESIISPFCTELTSITPELVEAEGMSFEAACKILEHDYDSRNRMWASWGAFDRDIFRKQCRRRDVRYPFNGKHANLKRVYMDTMGERVGLHRALQTFSIHFAGTAHRGHDDAYNTALLLARLLDEYGLNILRRRGL; encoded by the coding sequence ATGACCGTACGTAAAGATAAGTTGTTGGTTGTCGATATTGAGGCGACCTGTTGGGAAGGCTACAACGCACCACCCGGCCAGACCAACGAAATCCTGGAAATTGGCATTTGCTTGCTCGATTTACAAACCTATGACGTGAGTGCCAAGCGCAGCCTGCTTGTGACCCCCACAGAATCCATCATCAGCCCATTTTGTACAGAACTTACCTCGATTACCCCAGAACTCGTCGAGGCGGAAGGTATGTCTTTTGAGGCTGCCTGTAAAATCCTGGAACATGACTATGACAGCCGCAACCGCATGTGGGCGAGTTGGGGTGCATTCGACCGGGATATTTTCCGCAAACAATGCCGACGGCGTGATGTGCGCTATCCATTCAATGGCAAGCATGCCAACCTCAAGCGCGTTTATATGGATACGATGGGCGAACGCGTCGGCCTGCACCGGGCACTACAGACTTTTTCGATTCATTTCGCAGGCACTGCACATCGAGGGCATGATGATGCCTATAACACGGCCTTGCTTTTGGCGCGCTTGCTCGATGAATATGGCTTGAATATCCTCCGGCGCCGAGGTCTATAA
- a CDS encoding thioredoxin domain-containing protein, with the protein MNRLKDETSPYLLQHADNPVNWYPWGEDALAAAQAENKPILLSVGYSACHWCHVMAHESFEHEPTAAMMNDLFINIKVDREERPDVDAIYMEAVQSFNNGQGGWPMTVFLLPDGRPFYGGTYFPKEARYGMPSFQQLMEAVHDAFVNRRDQIEEQASNMTQFLDRSSLKIENTDDAFTETLLTQAAVGLISQFDRMNGGFGGAPKFPNPMNLEYLLRYHEHTGDEQALHVVTYTLKKMANGGIYDQIGGGFARYSVDAQWLVPHFEKMLYDNAQLSRLYLHTYQVTGDAFYRMVAEDIYDYILREMTLPEGGFYSATDADSEGEEGKFFVWTLDEIREALAPLEDELPNAVEIAIAYYGITAGGNFEGSNILHVTNDAETVAERLNMPLEDFQAALAQVKDRLYAARTSRIYPGLDDKVLTAWNSMMLASLAEAARVLGREDYLSAAERAGDFLLENVFIAGGRLYRTYKNGQARLNGYLEDYAHMMDAMLELYQSTYMEKWFAPARLLADAVIEHFSADDGGFYDTSDDHESLIVRPRQLQDSASPSGNSMAAKQLLRLAAYTGDARYDEGARSFLRMVVPVMQQYPQAVGESLNATDMLVHGLAEVAIVGSPVKTETKALLAVLREPYRPNVISALARQPVEDEHNIPLLSYRTLRNDLPTVYVCRNFACQMPVTSPEEVEKLLAEVG; encoded by the coding sequence ATGAACCGACTTAAAGATGAGACAAGCCCTTATCTACTGCAACACGCGGATAACCCCGTCAACTGGTACCCCTGGGGAGAAGACGCCCTTGCCGCTGCGCAGGCAGAGAATAAACCCATTTTACTCAGTGTTGGCTATAGTGCCTGCCACTGGTGCCATGTGATGGCGCATGAGAGCTTTGAGCATGAACCCACTGCGGCCATGATGAACGACTTATTCATCAACATCAAAGTGGACCGCGAAGAGCGGCCCGATGTAGACGCGATCTATATGGAAGCGGTACAGAGCTTTAATAACGGCCAGGGCGGCTGGCCGATGACCGTTTTTTTGCTGCCAGACGGGCGGCCCTTTTATGGTGGCACATACTTCCCAAAGGAAGCTCGCTATGGGATGCCGTCCTTCCAGCAGTTGATGGAAGCCGTCCATGATGCATTCGTGAATCGGCGCGATCAGATAGAGGAACAGGCCAGCAATATGACCCAATTTCTGGATCGGTCCTCGTTGAAAATTGAAAATACGGATGACGCCTTTACAGAAACCCTGCTGACACAAGCTGCTGTGGGGCTGATATCACAATTTGACCGTATGAATGGCGGCTTCGGCGGTGCGCCCAAGTTCCCTAACCCTATGAACCTGGAATATCTCCTGCGCTATCATGAGCACACCGGGGATGAGCAAGCCCTGCATGTGGTGACGTATACGCTGAAGAAGATGGCGAACGGCGGCATCTATGACCAGATTGGCGGCGGTTTTGCGCGCTACAGCGTCGATGCGCAATGGCTGGTGCCGCACTTCGAAAAGATGCTCTATGACAATGCCCAGCTCAGCCGTTTGTACCTGCATACCTATCAAGTTACTGGCGATGCCTTCTATCGTATGGTTGCGGAAGACATTTATGACTATATCCTGCGCGAGATGACGCTGCCGGAAGGTGGTTTTTATAGCGCGACGGATGCAGATAGCGAAGGTGAAGAGGGCAAGTTCTTCGTCTGGACGCTGGATGAAATCCGTGAGGCATTGGCCCCTTTAGAAGATGAACTACCGAACGCTGTTGAGATTGCTATAGCATACTATGGCATCACGGCAGGGGGGAACTTCGAAGGCAGTAATATCTTGCATGTGACGAACGATGCTGAGACGGTCGCCGAGCGCCTGAACATGCCGTTGGAAGACTTTCAGGCGGCCTTGGCACAGGTTAAAGATCGTCTTTATGCGGCGCGTACATCGCGGATATACCCTGGCCTGGATGATAAGGTGCTGACGGCCTGGAATAGCATGATGTTAGCCAGCCTTGCAGAAGCCGCGCGCGTCCTGGGCCGGGAAGATTACCTTTCCGCAGCAGAGCGTGCTGGTGATTTCTTACTGGAGAATGTGTTCATTGCTGGGGGGCGCTTATATCGCACCTATAAAAATGGGCAGGCACGGCTCAATGGCTATCTTGAAGATTATGCCCATATGATGGATGCCATGCTGGAACTGTACCAATCGACTTATATGGAAAAGTGGTTCGCTCCGGCGCGTCTCTTGGCCGATGCCGTTATTGAGCATTTTAGTGCGGATGATGGCGGCTTCTATGATACGAGCGATGATCATGAGAGCCTAATTGTACGCCCGCGCCAATTACAGGATAGTGCATCCCCTTCCGGTAATAGTATGGCGGCTAAGCAGCTCTTACGACTGGCAGCTTATACGGGGGATGCGCGTTATGATGAGGGCGCGCGTTCGTTCTTGCGGATGGTTGTGCCCGTGATGCAGCAGTATCCGCAGGCCGTGGGGGAGTCGCTCAATGCGACGGATATGCTCGTCCATGGGTTGGCCGAAGTGGCGATTGTTGGTAGCCCCGTAAAGACAGAGACGAAAGCCCTGTTGGCTGTCCTGCGTGAGCCATATCGTCCAAACGTCATCAGTGCACTAGCACGCCAACCTGTCGAAGATGAGCACAACATCCCACTTTTGAGCTATCGCACACTGCGCAATGACTTGCCGACAGTCTATGTCTGCCGTAATTTTGCCTGCCAGATGCCCGTGACATCCCCAGAAGAAGTTGAAAAGCTACTGGCGGAAGTTGGTTAG
- the ftsH gene encoding ATP-dependent zinc metalloprotease FtsH, with protein MQPDNRNPNNRQSNRQNNRQDNNDQQPQPSPPDWQRWMLPVALLFVLIWLVLGTGDLLGGGSSGQEIPYSIVRDNIARIQAISIQTTGDAAQGVFRNSVTIDDTSITRFNVVLPPGGAEELTSLLQENNPDALVAAVPPPEVPFLVQNLFLWLPLILIIGFFFWMTRRAQGQMNGVFGFGRSQAREYDPDLPRVTFDDVAGQDSAKRDLVEVVDFLKDPDKYISLGARIPRGVLLVGPPGTGKTLMARAVAGEANVAFYSIAASEFVEMFVGVGASRVRDLFNKAKDNSPSIVFIDEIDAVGRQRGAGLGGGNDEREQTLNQLLAEMDGFDQSATVIVMAATNRPDVLDPALLRPGRFDRQVTVDLPDRQGRLEILKIHTRGKPLAEDVELSSLAGATVGFSGADIANLANEAALKAARDNKRRIEQRDFSYAFERIILGNERPPLSNMEERQVVAYHEAGHAIVSAFTPKSNPVLKITITPRGQALGITAYAPDDDIRNISRGRLEAFIDGALGGRIAEEIVFADITTGAANDLQRVTSIARNMVAQYGMTEAVGPLNFGEDDQQPFLGYSLSQGRKYSEETAAKIDAETRRIVESAYKRTKALLVKHREDLDKVANALLENEVIERDEFLQMLGLKDKKRLDADKLLNKARPDEKHPPSGPTSEERVENSQPQGQAIAPGLQPPLPTRVEEEAESGDSQPVEDPESAAPQEAQMGEERYSQPPKPQTSPEQPKATSPQKPPQKPNQPRLSGPKEANVRRRDRNAPSSHPLYDTMLTPQNGNHKRRDEDENDDENTPDQE; from the coding sequence ATGCAACCTGATAACCGTAATCCGAATAATCGCCAGAGTAATCGTCAAAACAATCGACAGGACAACAACGATCAGCAGCCTCAGCCATCCCCACCGGATTGGCAGCGCTGGATGCTGCCTGTGGCGTTGCTGTTCGTCCTCATCTGGCTTGTACTTGGCACAGGAGACCTGCTCGGTGGCGGCTCCAGCGGCCAGGAAATCCCTTACTCCATCGTTCGCGACAATATCGCCCGCATTCAAGCCATCTCCATCCAGACGACAGGCGATGCAGCCCAGGGCGTTTTCCGTAACAGCGTCACGATAGACGACACCAGTATTACGCGCTTTAATGTGGTCCTCCCCCCAGGTGGCGCGGAGGAACTCACGAGTTTACTGCAAGAAAATAACCCGGATGCGCTTGTCGCTGCCGTACCACCGCCCGAAGTGCCTTTCCTGGTACAAAATCTCTTCTTGTGGTTGCCTCTCATCCTGATTATTGGGTTCTTCTTCTGGATGACGCGGCGCGCACAGGGCCAGATGAACGGCGTCTTTGGCTTTGGCAGGTCTCAGGCTCGCGAGTATGATCCTGATCTGCCGAGAGTCACATTTGATGACGTCGCAGGCCAGGACAGCGCCAAGCGCGACCTTGTAGAAGTCGTTGACTTCCTCAAAGATCCCGATAAGTATATTTCGCTTGGGGCGCGCATCCCGCGCGGCGTGCTGCTCGTTGGCCCGCCAGGTACGGGTAAAACGCTCATGGCACGCGCTGTTGCTGGCGAAGCCAACGTTGCTTTTTATAGCATCGCCGCATCTGAATTTGTGGAGATGTTCGTTGGTGTGGGTGCTTCGCGCGTTCGTGATCTGTTCAACAAAGCCAAAGACAACTCCCCCAGTATCGTCTTCATTGATGAAATTGATGCTGTGGGCCGCCAACGTGGCGCAGGCCTAGGCGGCGGTAACGATGAGCGCGAACAGACGCTGAATCAGCTCCTGGCAGAAATGGACGGTTTCGATCAATCTGCGACTGTCATTGTTATGGCAGCCACAAACCGCCCCGACGTGCTGGACCCGGCCCTACTGCGTCCTGGCCGCTTCGACCGTCAGGTAACTGTGGACCTACCGGATCGCCAGGGCCGCCTGGAAATTCTCAAGATTCATACGCGTGGCAAGCCACTAGCAGAAGATGTCGAACTGTCATCTCTGGCAGGTGCGACTGTTGGCTTCTCTGGTGCGGATATCGCGAATCTGGCGAATGAAGCCGCCCTCAAAGCAGCACGCGATAACAAGCGTCGCATTGAACAGCGTGATTTCTCCTATGCATTTGAGCGCATCATCCTGGGTAACGAACGCCCGCCGCTCTCCAATATGGAAGAGCGCCAGGTCGTCGCGTATCACGAAGCAGGGCACGCCATCGTCTCAGCCTTCACACCCAAGAGCAATCCCGTTCTCAAGATCACGATTACGCCACGTGGACAGGCGCTCGGTATTACGGCTTACGCGCCAGATGACGATATTCGCAATATCTCTCGTGGTCGGCTAGAAGCCTTTATCGACGGTGCGCTAGGTGGCCGTATTGCAGAAGAAATCGTCTTTGCGGATATCACAACAGGTGCAGCGAACGATTTGCAGCGTGTGACGAGCATTGCTCGTAACATGGTCGCCCAATATGGTATGACAGAGGCCGTCGGTCCGCTCAACTTTGGCGAAGACGATCAACAGCCATTCCTTGGTTATTCGCTGTCGCAAGGCCGTAAATACAGCGAAGAAACGGCCGCTAAGATTGATGCCGAGACACGTCGTATCGTAGAATCTGCTTATAAACGGACCAAGGCGCTGCTCGTCAAGCACCGCGAAGACCTGGATAAGGTGGCGAATGCCTTGCTGGAAAATGAAGTCATCGAGCGTGATGAGTTCCTGCAAATGCTGGGCCTGAAAGATAAGAAACGACTGGATGCCGATAAGCTGCTCAATAAGGCACGTCCTGATGAAAAGCACCCGCCGAGTGGGCCAACCAGTGAAGAACGGGTAGAAAACTCGCAGCCACAGGGCCAAGCTATCGCCCCAGGGCTGCAACCACCGCTCCCAACTCGCGTTGAAGAAGAAGCGGAATCAGGCGATTCCCAGCCTGTAGAGGACCCTGAATCGGCTGCACCCCAGGAAGCGCAAATGGGCGAAGAACGCTATTCACAACCGCCCAAGCCGCAAACATCGCCGGAGCAACCGAAAGCGACATCACCGCAGAAGCCGCCCCAAAAGCCCAATCAACCGAGGCTTTCAGGGCCTAAAGAAGCAAATGTGCGTCGACGTGACCGCAACGCGCCCTCATCGCACCCGCTCTACGACACCATGCTGACACCGCAGAATGGCAATCATAAGCGGCGTGATGAAGATGAAAACGACGACGAAAACACGCCTGATCAAGAATAA